The segment CCCATACATTAATGTATGGGCTATGGAATTTCAGGTTCCGGCCGCCGCGCTCTTCCCCGCCACATGCCCCGAGCTCCAGGCCCATTGAAGATTGTACCCCCCGGTATCACCGTCCACATCCAGCACCTCCCCGGCAAAGTAAAGCCCGGGGATCTTTTTTGATTCCAATGTCCCTAGTATAACCTCGCGTAGGTCCACCCCGCCCACCGTTACCTGGGCTTCCTTGAACGGCCTGACAGCTTTTACCTTCACCGGCCAGGCGGTAAGGTTTGCGGCCAGTTTTTTTATCTCGGTTTCCAAAAGACTGGCGGTATCTTTTTCCGGGTCTATTTTGGACTCCTTAACCAGCATCTGGCCGATCTTCTGGGGTAGCAGGCCGTTGAACAACTCCTGGGCCGGCCGGGAACTGATGCTCCTGGTCCGCTTTGACAGGAAGGATATCATCTCCGGGCAGGTCTGCCCCGGCACAAAGTTCAGGAAGCACTGCTTTCGGCCGTCCCCAAGCATCCTGCTGCTCTTCAAGGCCAGCGGACCGGAAAGCCCGTATTTGGTGAACAAACCTTCGTCGGTCAGTTGCAGCACCTTCTTTGAGCCTTCCCAAACGCTTAGGTCCATGTCCAGCCTGATGCCCTGAAGTTTGTGGAACCAGTTGCCCTCCAGTTCCAAAGAGGCCAGGGCCGGCATC is part of the bacterium genome and harbors:
- a CDS encoding aminoacetone oxidase family FAD-binding enzyme; the protein is DARGRYFPRSNEAPSVLLALEREMERLEVEVSLHSEIVGIKKNKAGFLLHQRGESHQAQAVILTCGGAAAPQLGGGEGGYQLAGQLGHNITPLMPALASLELEGNWFHKLQGIRLDMDLSVWEGSKKVLQLTDEGLFTKYGLSGPLALKSSRMLGDGRKQCFLNFVPGQTCPEMISFLSKRTRSISSRPAQELFNGLLPQKIGQMLVKESKIDPEKDTASLLETEIKKLAANLTAWPVKVKAVRPFKEAQVTVGGVDLREVILGTLESKKIPGLYFAGEVLDVDGDTGGYNLQWAWSSGHVAGKSAAAGT